TTGCTCTGATCTTAGTTGTTGCTTTATGGCTTTATAATGTCTGCGCGCGTTCCGTTTTATGATCTTGCTGTAAAATTGGCCCCCGGCAACAATATGGTAGTCCATTATTCGGCAGGGGGAATCGGTCCCTCTTCtagaaaaaaggaaagaatAAACTCTACATCAAGAAAGATCATGTTATGCATTAACTATTTGATATTACCTTCTATCGTTTAGGTTCCTTTTCTTCAAACACCTCGGTATTTTCACCCTTCTGGAACCCCTTGCACTTTTCCCAGAGAGTGCTGAAGAGACCAATTCCATTCCCATTGGACACGCGATGCCTGAGGATCAGCAGAGTATTGTTGGATACCATCAGGAACATAGTGTTATATTCACAGGTAGAGCgccagaaaaaaaccagttcGAGGAGAATCGAGTTCTAGTGTTTGGGATACTGAAAATTTTGATTTCGGAAATGTAATGGAAGTATATGTTTCGATTGGCCCACTGAGAtaaatttgtttcatttctcagttgttttttttttttttagattttttgaatttttccaaTTTTACTTCTTGCCTTTCTTGCACTCTCCCGATCCTCCAGCTCCGCCCTTGCCCTTGCATTTGGGACCCGTGGGCTGTTTTTCTTTACAAATTGGGGAAGGGTTAAAAACCGATTATTGTATGGGACTAAACTTACTTTTTCCGCATGGATCCGCCTTCTTTTTGCAGGAATCCTCCTTCTTCTTGCAGGGATCCTCTTTCTTCTTGCAGGGATCCTCCTTCTTTTTGCAGGGATCCTCCTTCTTTTTGCAGGGATCCTCTTTCTTCTTGCAAGGATCCTCCTTCTTCTTGCAAGGATCCTCTTTCTTCTTGCAGGGATCCTCTTTCTTTCCGCAAGAATCTTTCTTGTTGGATTTATAACGTTGAGCGGTCATGAAAACATCGCTGAATTTTTTAAAAGTGGACGTGATGCGAAACATGTTTGCTGTGcgaataatttatatttatttaaaggaTGAAAAATTTTGTAcgattttattttgaaatttcaaGAAATTCACTTGCTGCTAGCTATAGAAAACTAAACTCAAATGCTGTACCCCTCGTCTGAATTTTTGAAACCAAATCCAGTTATTGCTTTGTTTTGGGGGAAGTAATGTGAAGGATTTTTCAGTACATTAAATTACTGAATGATTGTATCCTTAAATGTAATCAAATTCTATTCGATTTCCTATCCCAATTATCGCTTCCCCTCTCCGCACAACCCCTTCGTTCACACTTATCCTCCCGCTTCGACATGGATTCCATCATTTATTTTGTCTACTTGTCGGCCCATTGAAGACTTTAGGAAAAGTGCCGAAAATCCATTGAAAGATGCATTCGACGATCGACGGGTGACGGGCGGCGAACGCGGACGGCGGAAAAGCGGCGTCGGTCGGGAAGAATCCATCAATAGTCTTTAAACGTTTCGCGTCTGCAGTCTGCAACTTTACTTCAGTTTTGAGTGGAGAAGGATAGTGGGGGGCATTGTTGGAATGGGAGAACGTCTGTTCAACCTTTCAACGGGTCGAAAAAGTTTTTCGAAAATCGTGTTCCCAAATTATCAGGGAAATTAATCTTCTTAATCTTGGGTTTGCCCAAAACACAGCCAACACATGTGCCAAActctcccacacacagatGTACGAGGTACATGTATGCACTCGtgtatgtacattcatatGCATGTCATGTCGAGCTCTCAGGAGAGTGGAGTGAGAATGTTAGATAAGAAAGAGAGTTTGTGCAACAGAGAGAACGATCGGATTAACTGTATATCTATTTCAAGGCCTTCCTCCTTCCATTCCATCCTTTTAATTGCCTttgctcttgctgttgttgcttcttcTTTATATTCTCCTTCCTCTTCTAGTTGCTGTTTTCTTTGGgtttagttgttgttgttgcatgcgCGCCGATTGAAGTTTTGGAGCAATGCCGACGTCGTTCGTCAATTTTGTTGGCATCAGCAAATAGCAAATCAATGGAAGGCTTTCCACGGGTGCCGAAGCATCAGATACCCTAGCAGATCGATAATTTCCCGGCTTTATTACAAAGATACACTGGTTTATATTCAAATTAACTTAATTATagatatattgtatatagatTCAGCTGATCAAGAACATATCCTAATGTATTTATTGAGACTGAAATGATTCTGgccaacatacatacatacatatatatgtacatatatgtatatactcgaAAGAATAATATCCTCTGTAAGGGTATAACAATGAGAGCAGCGACGCGAAAGGCATGCGCTTTACATGTGCCCCAGCAGTCGGGGGCGAACGACCACCCAAAGCGATGAGCCCCCTGACATGTACCCCTCTCTTCCTCCGCCTAACCGCATAAATCCATATTTCTCTAGCTGGATAAATTACAACACCAATGCAGCAGCACTGACTGCAGCGGGTGCAGCAGAGAAAGAAGCAGGCGCAGTACCGAGCTGCAATCATTCATTCATACGGGATCGTCCCCCTTCCCTTCAACCGCTGCACATTTCGTGTAAACATGTGGAAATCATGACCCGTTGATGGCCTCCGCACCCCCATCCTCACCTTCACCTCTCTCAACATATGACGTCCCCCGCTGGAAGTGAAACTTTTGCACTGCGACCCAATcttcctgtctctctctctctgtccctctatGTTTTTGTTTAGATTAATTGGTTGAGGAAAGCCGGCTGTACCTCTCCCACCCACGAGCCCTTTCGAGACACTCTTTCGATACATTCCATCTTCGACTAGTTCCCAAATGCAACTGCAAACATTTGGCAGCCCAGGAACCGCCGAATCATAATTTGAATGGAGTTGTGTCCCAAAagcaaatattatttattccaGGGCACTGAGAACTTTTTCAGCGGGCTGCATGCACATTGCGGGGAAAGGGAAATTGgaagagggagaaggagaaggagggcGCAGATCGCCTTCATTCGCAGAACAAAATTTTGGCTGTTTATTTTTCCATTAAACGTTTTAACAATAAACAAAGGGGGAAAGCAAAGGGCAAATTTGTAAATAATGCAATGTCAATGATTTTAGTGGGATTGGAAAACTCGAGCAAATGCGATTCGCCAATATTGTTAGCAAGACGAGCACAACGAAAATACAGAGGAGAGGCTATGTTGTCTTTTAAAACACTGTAAAGCGTAAAGCTCCCACCGAACTGCAGCGTGCGAACACGCTGCCCCAAGAACTTGGCACGCCAGCACTCCCTTAGCCGGGAAGGCAAAATCTgagccgccaccgccagccAAGCAGGCCACGCCCGCAGGGAGGCAACCTTCAACAAACACGTATACCCGCACTATCTACTACATGGATAGTGCTCTTACAGAGtgtattaattattaataattttttgttaCTATTGTATTTCTAAAATCCTTTCATAATATTGCATTACTTGTgagtatacaatatttttcgGTTCGCCGACACGGAAACACGCAGTAGTCCGCTTCCGCTCCCGCCATCATCAGTTGATCTTCTCCCGTTCTCGCCAAATTCTTACCATATCCGTCTCCCGCTACGCCTCTGGATGCTTAGTCTGATTCTTGCACTTATCTTTTGAACCTGTTATTTTATTGCTTCATAAACCTAAGCCActtaaatttcaattgatcCATCTGGCTATTATAGTGATACGATTTGATTCAGACTCTGCAACGAGAGGGAATGTTGTGAGCCGCGGTCTTtgccgatactcagtcagtatatatgcacatacatacatatgtacatagactTATTATTGATtatgttaggttaggttaggttaacccggacggccctcagtggggccacgcataggccagtatggcccttagttaccCGGATGGGGgggtatgaaccgtcgcgggggTGCTTATGAGGTTTGAAAGCCATCGAGAATCGAGGTATTTTTAGTAAAGGCAGTAAGTTCCCTTGGCGTCCTCTtcgaggcatcttccagtgatgccaggATCGGGGAGCCCAGGTATCTTAATACCTTAATACCTACATACATcatatacaatacattttATACGTAACCGGAATTGGTCTCGGAGCCGATGACTGCCGATGAGagcattctctctctctctctctgccttttAGTATCGCTGTTCGTAAAAGGGACGAATTTATTTGTCGACCGCTAGTTTTCTTCTAATGTTAAGTCTTGCAGTAGATTCGTCCTCTTTTCTTCTAATGATCTATTTAATTAGaatttcaaaataatttaaatttttccatttttccgaTATTGTATCGGCtatatctgtctctctctctttcactcttctTAAGCCAACAACAGCCGCTCTCCTCAACCGGAGACACTGCACGAgaaagagtgtgtgagagatagagcgagTGAGTAAGCGCATGAAAGGGGGTTGCATAGCCACTGCAGTTTAATTTTTGCCTTCTGGTTATAATAATGacccgatctgatccagattcggcaatccgGCAAATATattacatacgagtatatacgaAATTGTAAGCCTAGTTCTCAGATCGACAAAATATTTGGTCGACCAAAAGTATCCTACACTTCGCTATGAGCAGTGAGTGTTCAGGTGTGAATGCTCTACGGTTACACAAATAAAATCTctttgaaattaaaattttttatgAAAACAACGGCTCATTCTTATTATATTTCAGTTTCTACATTAGATTCACGTGTCCTTTGTCTAAATCCCTTGTGTAGGGGTCCCGTCCAGTCCAGCCAGTAATCAGATGGGAAACAAACTTTATTAGGTCTGTCGAATGAAAGTCTATTATATTATAATGTATTAGCTTTATACTCATTTTACTACTCTACAACTACTAcacattttattaatttatacaGAGATAAAGACATGCTAATTTACCCAATTTTGCAGTGACTTTCTACGCCTTTCATCTTTTCATTTGAATTCTTAACAGATTTTATTGTTAAGTAACACAAAACTGTGCAACCGTAGAGCATGCACATTTGGTCACACTCCGCCCTCAGCGATGTATATGACACTTAATTTTTACATCAGTATATTTTAAAGTGacacggtatatttcggtatattttaaatctAATTAAAATCGCTTAAGTGATTCAAGACAAGGTGATCGCTCAAAACGTAGTTCCGTGCCCTACTTATTTCACTTATCCTTGTCAAACAGAATATCAAATTCAAGGAGTGTGACCTATGATCATGGAAAATGGGTATTTTAATACCCTCCACGAAAAGATATCAGTTTAGGATGGATCTAGAAGAATAATTATTAACGGTTTAGCTCAAGTTGTAACACTTTTTAATACAAGGAGGTTTAAGTGGGTTCGTTTTACATCGATATTTTTCCggtatttctgagggtcagacggtTACACTGTTGCCCTCTCGTGCAACGAAAAAATGATTCGTAATTTTGAATGGGCCATAAAaaagggtatggacaacaagCATAAACCGCAGAGGCAAGATGCAAGTTTCGTACGAACCTCACCTCGCGTGTGAGCACAACATACCTTGAAGGCAAAATCGGCGCTTGGTCTCCAAAACGGGCGGGTAATCGTTTACGGTATTGTGAAtactttttggtattttcttaCGTCAAAATTGAGCAGACGGTATACTTACGGTATATcggtaaattaaatttcattttttggtAACTGAAACGGTTTTGAAACGGAAACGACGCGATTTTTGCTATCGGCCAATGAAACTCGTCCAAAATGCATTGCGAAACATAATGCTGCAGCAAGTTTGAAATGCATTTATGGCGATTTTCATAGTCATTCTTAAATTCTCAAAAATTGCGGCAACATTCAATTGCAGCCAGACTCATGAGCCTAGAAAACGTGGAAAACATTCCGCATACCCTGGGGAGATGGATATGatagaattgagaaaatgtgTATCATCTCAAGCTCCAATATATCcagaaactagtcagtctGTGTTTTAACGCTATTCCAACGATATTTTGCTGCTTATTGTCTTCTTACAGAGATCAAGAATGGATATCGGGATCGagttatatatacatatacaagaCACTCATCATATGCATGAATTTgtctaaaacatatcaatctgagaaaaggtctttattaaTAACGTTTTAAAAAGAAGTTTAGAAAACCagtatattcatataaaattaacaaaatagggtatacaaatgccCATACTCCGATTGACAAGCTACCAGTAAGAAAACCTTGCGTAAACCTTGTTTcagtcaaaataaaataaatgggAGTATTTCAATTTAGTTAATCTTGTAGCGGAATATCAAAACTAAGCAGTAAGAACGATAAGTCTCttaggtatttttttgttttaactttttcgctaaaacatttttttaggcaaaattcaataaaaacaaatatatataataaaccagtcaagtaggaaattgattcattaatcggatacaATAATGTGGGCAGAGCTGAGGGTTCTATTTAGTTAGTTATATTGCACGGAATATcgaaaacgaggaatatgtataatagagcTTGAACgcgtcagtatatttatggtatatttttaaaacaagacggtatattttggtatgtTTCTGGGgttcggacggtatatttgatcgataAGTCGATGATCACACTGGTCGTTAAGTGATTCATTCTTcagcgtttttttttaagcaaaCCGATCGGCGGATTAGcgaaaattaaatacaaagaAGTGAACGGCGTAAGTGCCGCCCTAGCATTAAATTGTACtatattgaaaattgaaattgatagAGCCGCTACGCCTGCGTCGCCCCTTTGTGTATGCGTACGCTTCTGTCCaagtgtgcgtttgtgtgtgttggaaagaaggagaaggaaacaaaaaagtgTACAGCCGACGCGCAGCCGCATCTGCGCTCAATTAAAAGTGCCGAAAACGCTtgtgaaaactgaaaactacGAAAAATTACAGTGAAATAGTTGCCAACCTCTGGATTAACGACCAAAGTGCGATAATTTGAAGAAAATGGGTTGTGCCGTGAGTACAGCACGAGATAAAGAAGCCATCGAACGTTCGAAGAACATCGATCGGGCGCTGCGAGCGGAGGGTGAACGTGCCGCATCGGAGGTGAAACTGCTGCTTTTGGGTGCGTCTCTAATGTGTTATTTTCCCTTTACCAAATAATTTGTTACTCAGTATTctgaaaatgcaattaattttaaaatgtttggTCTGAGGCTTGGCCGGGTTTTTGTCAGACTGAGGACATgggtgggtttttttttttttggctgtggTGAGTTTTGGACCCAGGATATGGGAAAACCCAGACTCCATGTGTCTGCTCAACAGATTTCCCCTTTGTGTATGTTTGAAATGTGGCCATTATGCAATGCACATGTCTAATAATTCGTTTGCAGATAAGGGAATAGAACGTAAATTGAAACCAAATGTCGGAGCGGAGTGGCGACTGCGATACTCGATTCTCAATTTTCATCGTCGCCGGCACGCACTTGGCTCCAACAAGTGGGGCGCTGCGCCATCGAAATGGCAACCGAAACATGTTTGTGGCTCTTTCGATCTGCGGTAGATGGTTGATAGTGGCGCGTCGAGGCCTGGCACTTGCATCGTTAGCCTGAGGTTTCGTTCCATTGAAGCGCTGCGGCGTCATCATCGTATCGCATTTGACCCGACCTCTGCGGCGCGTTCGACACCCCTACCCCTTCGAAAACTGACACTCTCTGATGCACTGAAATGAAATGCCGCGGCTCTCGTCTTAACCTTCTGCAATTAAATTTCCACACACTCCGCTAGATATACGCCATTGTGTGAGAGCTCGtacttttcattttcattgccATGCACTTTGGAAAACAATGGAATGACTTTTTTCCAGGCCCTGCAACAATCTTGTTGCACTTTTCCCGCCTGCTGCTGATTTGCTAATGAAGCGTCTCccaagatgatgatgactaAGTCATCTGCTTGGTCAGGAATGTCGGGGGGAGGCGGTAAGGCTAATATATGTGATATATTTGTGTGCTCTCGAACGATATCGAAAACACTGGGCGACATAAAATTGCTTG
The sequence above is a segment of the Drosophila pseudoobscura strain MV-25-SWS-2005 chromosome X, UCI_Dpse_MV25, whole genome shotgun sequence genome. Coding sequences within it:
- the LOC6900935 gene encoding cornifin-A, whose product is MFRITSTFKKFSDVFMTAQRYKSNKKDSCGKKEDPCKKKEDPCKKKEDPCKKKEDPCKKKEDPCKKKEDPCKKKEDPCKKKEDSCKKKADPCGKKKQPTGPKCKGKGGAGGSGECKKGKK